TCTACAAGCTCTGGGCGCTCTGGTCCGCCGTGCTCTCGGGCGCGGCGGTGCTGGTGCTGGCGTTCGTGTGAGGCGGGGGCGGTGCGGGGTCCCCTCCCCCGCTCGTTCCTCGCGAACTGCTGCAAAACTGCCTTTGGGAGGGGCGGTGGCGCAGATTCTCTCCATCGTGCCCACATCCCGTACGGGCGCGATTCATCGCGCCCGCCCTTTCCCGCGCCGACCTCCGCCTCACGCACCCGAACCTCGTAGGGGCCGCCCCATGTGGCTGCCCGTGCCCGCCGTCGCGACGACCTCTGCCCATCCGGTTTGGGACACCTGCCTGCGACTGGTGTGCCCCGGCTGTCCCAATCGTGCCGCACTTGTTTACCTCGGCGAAAATGTTCCACGTGGGCTAAGATGTTTCTGCCCAACGACATCACGGCGCGACGCTCCGACGGACCGCGACCGGCACACCGGTTGCCCTGGGGTATGCCATCGAATGTCCCCTGCTCGCCACCTCTCCGCACCGCCCAATCACAGCAGCACCCCGGGACCGCCTCGGATGGCGGCGCGCCCCGGACCCAAGACGAAGCGGCTCCCCGCCGCTCCCCGCCAGGACCCCTCCGGACATCGCCTCCCCGCCGGGCCGCCTCCCCACCAGGAGCGGCCCGGCGGCGTTTTTGTGCCCGGAGCTTGCCGCGCCCGGCCGCGGGTGCGTATTTGCAGCGATGCCGCGCGACGACGAGCGGCCGGCGTACACCAGCACACGCGGAGGGGCGGATGCGGCTCGGGATGGTGGGGCTCGGGAAGATGGGCGGCAACATGGTGCAGCGCCTCATCCGCGGCGGGCACGAGGTGGCGGTGTTCGACCTCAATGCCGAGGCGGTGCAAAAGGTGGCCGAGGCCGGCGCCAGCCCCGCGGGCTCGCTCGCGGAGCTCGCGGGCGCGCTCCAGGCGCCGCGCGTGGTGTGGGTGATGGTGCCCGCGGGCGATCCCACGGAGCAGACGCTGCGCTCGCTCGCCGACCTCGTGCAGCCCGGCGACGTGCTGATCGACGGAGGCAACTCCAACTTCCACGACACCAAGCGGCGCGCGGCGGAGCTGGGCGCGCGGGGCATCCACCTGATCGACGCGGGGACGAGCGGCGGCGTGTGGGGGCTGGAGAACGGCTACTGCCTGATGGTGGGCGGTCCGGACGAGGCGGTGAGGATCTGCGAGCCGGCGTTTCGCACGCTGGCGCCGGAGAACGGCTACGAGCACGTGGGGCCGAGCGGGGCGGGGCACTTCACCAAGATGGTGCACAACGGCATCGAGTACGGCCTGATGCAGGCGTACGCCGAGGGCTTCGAGATCCTCAAGAAGTCCGAGTTCCCGCTCGACCTGCAGCGCATCGCGGGGCTGTGGCAGCACGGAAGCGTGGTGAGGTCGTGGCTGCTGGAGCTGCTGGAGCGCGCCTACGCAGCCGAGGGGCAGGAGCTGGAGCGCATCCGCGGGTGGGTGGCAGACTCGGGCGA
This portion of the Longimicrobium sp. genome encodes:
- the gnd gene encoding decarboxylating 6-phosphogluconate dehydrogenase; this translates as MRLGMVGLGKMGGNMVQRLIRGGHEVAVFDLNAEAVQKVAEAGASPAGSLAELAGALQAPRVVWVMVPAGDPTEQTLRSLADLVQPGDVLIDGGNSNFHDTKRRAAELGARGIHLIDAGTSGGVWGLENGYCLMVGGPDEAVRICEPAFRTLAPENGYEHVGPSGAGHFTKMVHNGIEYGLMQAYAEGFEILKKSEFPLDLQRIAGLWQHGSVVRSWLLELLERAYAAEGQELERIRGWVADSGEGRWTVQAAIDLDVPAPVITLSLMARFASRQDESYGAQVLAALRNQFGGHAIKAAEPGESK